A window of Micromonospora eburnea genomic DNA:
CGTGCGTTTAGCACAACGAGGCCGGCGCGCGCAGGAAATGGGGAAAAGACGCCCCAGCGCCCCTCGTTCCCTACTCGCGTACCCTGTCGAGGTGACCTGGATGCGGAAACGTGACCACAATGTGCTGACCAACGCCGCATCGCTACTCATCTGTGGCCTACTGGCCGGCGTGGTGGTCGCGGCGGCGGCCTTCCCCGCAGTGGCGATGTCCGGACTGGCCGCCAAGGCGGGGGCCGAGACCTTCGGCGCGCTGCCGAAGGAACTGGCCGTAGCCCGCTCCCCGCAGATCACCTATCTGCTCGCCTCGGACGGCAAGACGCCGCTCGCCAGCATGTTCGACGAGAACCGCCGCGACGTCAAGCTCAAGGACATCTCGCCGTACATGCAGAAGGCGATCATCGCGGCCGAGGACCACAACTTCTACAAGCACAACGGCGTCGACTTCAACGGCGTGGCCCGGGCCTTCGTCAACAACAGCTCCGGGGCCAACTCGCGGCAGGGCGCGTCGACGCTGACCATGCAGTTCGTCCGGCTGGCCATCTCGTACTCGGCGACCCACCCGGCCGACGTGGTCGCCGCGACCGAGGACACCAGCGCCCGCAAGCTGCGCGAGATGTCGCTGGCCCTCCAGGTGGAGAAGGAGTTCTCCAAGGACGAGATCCTGGAGCGCTACCTGAACCTCGCCGCCTTCGGCAACGGCGCGTACGGCGTCTTCGCGGCCAGCCAGGTCTACTTTGGCAAGCCACCGAGCAAACTGGACATCCAGGAGTCGGCGCTGCTGGCCGGCCTGGTGAAGGCACCCACCGCGTTCAACCCCACCACCGCCGCCGGCTACCCGGACGCGGTGGGCCGGCGGGACTACGTCATCCAGAACATGGTGACCATCGGCGCCATCACCCAGGCCGAGGCCGACCAGGCCAAGCAGATCAAGCTCAAGGTCAACCACAAGCGCACCCCGAACGGCTGCGTCGCCACGAACGTGCAGAGCTGGGGCTTCTTCTGCGACTACTTCTACCGCTGGTGGTTGCAGCAGGAGACGTTCGGCTCCACGACGTACGACCGCGAGCGCCGGCTGAAGAGCGGCGGCTACACCATCACCACCAGCCTCGACGTGCAGGCGCAGAAGGCCGCCGACAAGGCGGTCCGCAACCATCTGAGCGTGGACGCCACGGCCGCCCGGATGGTGGCGGTGGTCGAGCCGGGCAGCGGCCGGGTCCGCGCGGTCGCGGTCAACCGCAACTTCAAGCTCGACGATCCGGACACCCCGCAGAACAAGCTCTCCAGCGATCCGAAGAAGGCCAAGAAGAAGATCCGGGGCAGCCGCCCGAACACGGTCAACCCCCTGATCACCGGCGGCGCAGGCTTCGCCGGCTACCAGGCCGGCTCGACCTTCAAGATCTTCACCCTGGTCGCGGCGCTGGAGAAGGGCTACCCGCTCAGCTACACGATCAACGCGCCGCATCAGTTCAAGTCGGATTACATCATCGACGCCCGCAACCCGGCCGCCTGCGACGGGCCCCACTACTGCCCGACCAACGCCAACAAGTCGATGGCCGGCGTGCACAACATGTGGAGCGCGTTCGGCTACTCCGTCAACACCTACTTCGTGGCGTTGCAGCAGCAGGTCGGCGCGGAGAACGTGGTGAAGGCCGCACAGAAGCTCGGCATCACCTTCCGTTCCTCCGGGGACGCGCGGCTCGCCACCGACAAGAGCTCCGCACACCAGTGGGGCGCGTTCACCCTGGGCGTCTCGCAGACCACCCCGCTGGAGCTGGCCAACGCCTACGCCACGCTGGCGGCCGACGGCAAGTACTGCGAGCCGACCCCGGTCCAGGAGATCCGCGACCCGGACGGCAACAAGCTCGACATCGCCAACCCGCGTTGCGAGCAGCGGATCGACACCCAGGTGGCCCGCGCCGCCGTCGACGCCGCCCGCTGCCCGGTGGGCGACAACTCCTCGACCTCCAGGTGCGGAAGCCGCACCGCGGGCAACGTCCACGGCGTCGTCGACGCCCCGGTGGCCGGCAAGTCGGGCACCACCGACGGCGACAAGACCTCCGCCCTGGTCGCCATGACCAAGCAGTACGCGGTGGCCGGCATCCAGGCCGACCCGGACTGGCCGCAGACCACCCAGCGGATGAAGCACAACGAGGTGCCCTGGGGCATCAACCCGGCGGTCTACGAGACGCTCCGCGACGCCATGAAGGGCAAGCCTCGGGTCAACTTCACCCCGCCGAGCGGAAAGATCGTTCTGGGCGACCAGCGGTCCATCCCCGGCGTCAAGTGCCAGTCAATCGAGACCGCCAAGTCGCGGCTGCGTGGTGCCGGCTTCGAGCCGGTGGTGTCGAGCAGCAAGGTGGCGTCGGAGTGCCCGGCGGGGACCGCCGCCGGCACCAGCCCGGACGGGAAGACCATCAAGAACGGCGTAGTGACCATCGAGGTCAGCTCCGGCCAGGGCGCGCCGACTCCCGACAGCAGCACCGGAGCCGGCGACAGCCCGCCGCCGAACGGCAACGGGCGTGGGCCACGACCGCCGCGTAACTGATCCGGCGCGACAAACAGCGGGCGGGCACCCGAGGGGTGCCCGCCCGCTTCGTCGTCCGGGGATCAGAGGCCGAGCTGCCGGCGTACCTCGGCGGCGACCCGGCCCCCCTCGGCCCGGCCCGCCACCGCGGCCTGGGCCGCCTTCATGGCCGGGCCCATCTGCGCCTTTCCGGTGACGCCGCCCGCGGCGAGCGCGCCCGCGACCAGCTCGGCCAGCTCGGCGTCGGAGAGCTGCTTCGGCAGGTAGCGCTCCAGCACCTCGCCCTCGGCGGTCTCCTTGCTCGCCTGCTCGGCGCGGCCCGCGTCGGCGAACGCGGCGGCCGCCTCGCGCCGCTTCTTCGCCTCCTTGGTCAGCACCGCGAGCACCTCGTCGTCGCTGAGCTCGCGCTTCTCCCTACCGGCGACCTCGGCCGTGCCGACTGCCGCGAGGGCCATCCGCAGCGTGGAGGTGGTCAGCTCGTCGCGCGCCTTCAGGGCGGCGCGCATGTCGGCGGTGAGACGATCCTTCAGCGTGCTCATGGCTGGTCAAACTACCCTGAACGCCATGCGAAAGCGCACACTATTCCGGCTCGCCGCCGGGACCGCCGTCGCCGGCGCGGCCACCCTGGCGTACGCGTCGCTCGTCGAGCGCAACATGTTCACCCTGCGCCGGTACGACGTACCGGTGCTTCCGACCGACGCCGAGCCACTGCGCGTGCTGCACCTGTCGGACCTGCACATGACCCCCAACCAGCAGCGCAAGCAGGACTGGGTGGCCTCGCTGGCCGCCCTCGACCCGGACCTGGTGGTGGTCACCGGGGACAACATGGC
This region includes:
- a CDS encoding penicillin-binding protein encodes the protein MRKRDHNVLTNAASLLICGLLAGVVVAAAAFPAVAMSGLAAKAGAETFGALPKELAVARSPQITYLLASDGKTPLASMFDENRRDVKLKDISPYMQKAIIAAEDHNFYKHNGVDFNGVARAFVNNSSGANSRQGASTLTMQFVRLAISYSATHPADVVAATEDTSARKLREMSLALQVEKEFSKDEILERYLNLAAFGNGAYGVFAASQVYFGKPPSKLDIQESALLAGLVKAPTAFNPTTAAGYPDAVGRRDYVIQNMVTIGAITQAEADQAKQIKLKVNHKRTPNGCVATNVQSWGFFCDYFYRWWLQQETFGSTTYDRERRLKSGGYTITTSLDVQAQKAADKAVRNHLSVDATAARMVAVVEPGSGRVRAVAVNRNFKLDDPDTPQNKLSSDPKKAKKKIRGSRPNTVNPLITGGAGFAGYQAGSTFKIFTLVAALEKGYPLSYTINAPHQFKSDYIIDARNPAACDGPHYCPTNANKSMAGVHNMWSAFGYSVNTYFVALQQQVGAENVVKAAQKLGITFRSSGDARLATDKSSAHQWGAFTLGVSQTTPLELANAYATLAADGKYCEPTPVQEIRDPDGNKLDIANPRCEQRIDTQVARAAVDAARCPVGDNSSTSRCGSRTAGNVHGVVDAPVAGKSGTTDGDKTSALVAMTKQYAVAGIQADPDWPQTTQRMKHNEVPWGINPAVYETLRDAMKGKPRVNFTPPSGKIVLGDQRSIPGVKCQSIETAKSRLRGAGFEPVVSSSKVASECPAGTAAGTSPDGKTIKNGVVTIEVSSGQGAPTPDSSTGAGDSPPPNGNGRGPRPPRN
- a CDS encoding GatB/YqeY domain-containing protein, which produces MSTLKDRLTADMRAALKARDELTTSTLRMALAAVGTAEVAGREKRELSDDEVLAVLTKEAKKRREAAAAFADAGRAEQASKETAEGEVLERYLPKQLSDAELAELVAGALAAGGVTGKAQMGPAMKAAQAAVAGRAEGGRVAAEVRRQLGL